The following are from one region of the Trichoplusia ni isolate ovarian cell line Hi5 chromosome 1, tn1, whole genome shotgun sequence genome:
- the LOC113493021 gene encoding probable serine/threonine-protein kinase DDB_G0282963 isoform X7, whose translation MKKRTLSKLKSIFGSKKGKKQLQQEQSSKSSRSPSPEPAGAASPVPGINGESFRPILRTPPPSRAGPPPSPPVPTHPVAPVAPEPAAPLPLMPCAVCGRTFVPQSLAKHVKICEKMTVKKRKTFDSSRQRREGLTAANGANSGTDLEQYLPKNFGLPENSPFLEKSPPNTAKPTPKPKPQSVRNAITKPMAELQRCPHCNRAFGVRAFERHVEWCADKAKILPAAPAQPPQHIADAKQRLNARTQYKAPPVRGRRSSQTRDKSTNSRSASVDSSRGVSPPPPREYGDYRHGRARASESVSSNDCHEESSPHMPVIRNSRNSQNSSSGDANVKARQARLARDLSSSRLDDNYDPFLSAARQMKELMSSDTNIPKKTQPTKDHSRTLPALQTAKDKGPSSYLRSDNSKMIKDTLNKTYQKTPTLQRMKSFGSTNNENSSNTFGGRCSSFRLNRNDKKPSPKLNTTFTKSSKENISTAEKNYFNRNSNLNRSFSSYTASSYSTPKPKDKIPKIATSMYHSFQRTTIKQPVKLDKIQRDEKKDFVNLDSIFTDDNSSMTDSNYIDPRLINENDNLPINVNTILNNPDIISSMESLLTTENLPKKFESFSSVNLNNNKHVNNNVTDLTIKPVKLEPNNNISKTTAPIVDDMSIQYDKIMYSLEQSIASKTSTRDDDSLCEDFDLEEFMTSFDEEIHKHKSDNKRTCSSTTRIVKQSDLTDSNRTSELNSITSSPKVVNGMNPVNKSMSLTFSSNNIGSESLFPSSVKRSTSLLDSIQKKNTVKMDSGKFRHKSDQLEQDIMQSLKDFDKFYENEKNENLSIKEVSNHNGTAKRDTRAKTERKVKKNENVTNGNYTPNGKPSNSNDSAYSRLVSLNRISPSKLSLCTSKEPNGLTSLEQIPAGSESSGSHKEDVRSISSDEFLAMERSAELEEPLPPPEVTFKEQDNHITEKRVSSRASSRRSGSWRAAGSLSSSGSEASLHRRSAPRLSRFCHECGNKFPVDTAKFCIECGVKRLVV comes from the exons ATGAAGAAAAGAACCTTATCCAAACTCAAGTCTATCTTCGGATCCAAGAAag GCAAAAAGCAACTTCAACAAGAGCAATCTTCGAAGTCTTCACGTTCGCCGTCACCGGAACCGGCGGGGGCGGCGTCCCCGGTTCCCGGCATCAATGGCGAATCGTTCCGGCCGATCCTGAGAACGCCGCCGCCGAGCCGGGCCGGGCCGCCGCCCTCGCCGCCGGTGCCCACGCACCCCGTGGCCCCCGTAGCCCCGGAACCCGCCGCGCCACTGCCTCTCATGCCATGCGCCGTCTGCGGCCGAACCTTCGTGCCGCAGTCGCTGGCCAAACACGTCAAAATATGTGAAAAGATGACAGTTAAGAAGAGGAAAACTTTCGACTCCTCAAGACAGAGGCGTGAAG GGCTGACCGCGGCGAACGGTGCTAATTCCG GCACCGACTTGGAGCAGTACTTGCCAAAGAACTTTGGTCTTCCTGAAAACAGCCCGTTCTTAGAGAAAAGTCCGCCGAACACAGCGAAGCCAACCCCGAAACCGAAACCACAGTCTGTTAGGAACGCCATCACGAAG CCAATGGCAGAACTCCAAAGATGTCCACACTGTAACCGCGCATTCGGCGTGCGCGCGTTTGAGCGTCACGTCGAGTGGTGCGCGGACAAAGCGAAGATCCTGCcggcggcgcccgcgcagcccCCGCAGCACATCGCCGACGCCAAGCAGAGGCTCAATGCCAGGACGCAGTATAAAGCACCACCAGTCAGAGGGCGACG GTCGTCACAAACGCGAGACAAATCGACAAATAGCCGATCGGCGTCAGTTGATTCGTCGCGCGGCGTATCACCGCCCCCGCCGCGTGAGTACGGCGACTACAGACATGGAAGAGCCAGAGCTTCAG AGTCAGTTTCCAGCAACGATTGTCACGAAGAGTCTTCCCCTCACATGCCGGTGATCAGAAACTCTCGTAACTCACAAAACAGTTCGTCAGGCGATGCTAACGTTAAAGCGCGGCAAGCCAGACTTGCTAGGGATTTAAGCAGCTCCAG GCTTGACGACAATTACGATCCGTTTTTATCGGCCGCTAGGCAAATGAAAGAACTGATGTCCTCAGACACCAACATTCCTAAAAAAACACAACCCACAAAAGACCACAGCAGAACCCTTCCCGCCCTACAAACCGCAAAAGACAAAGGTCCTTCCAGTTACCTTCGCTCTGATAACAGTAAAATGATCAAAGACACACTGAACAAAACCTACCAGAAAACCCCAACCCTTCAAAGGATGAAATCTTTTGGTAGCACGAACAATGAGAACAGTAGTAACACCTTCGGCGGTAGATGCAGCTCATTTAGGTTAAATAGAAATGATAAGAAACCTAGTCCTAAACTAAACACGACATTTACCAAATCCAGTAAAGAAAACATTAGTACTGCAGAAAAGAATTACTTTAATCGCAACAGTAATCTAAATAGATCGTTCTCTAGTTACACAGCCTCAAGTTACAGCACACCAAAACCTAAAGATAAAATCCCTAAGATTGCGACTTCTATGTATCATAGTTTTCAACGTACAACAATTAAACAACCCGTGAAATTAGATAAAATACAGAGAgatgaaaaaaaagatttcgTCAATCTTGACTCAATTTTCACTGATGACAATTCTTCAATGACTGATAGCAATTATATTGATCCCAGGCTCATCAATGAAAATGACAATTTGCCCATAAatgttaatacaatattaaataatcccGATATCATAAGCAGTATGGAGTCTCTTCTGACTACTGAGAATTTGCCCAAAAAATTCGAATCATTTAGTTCTGTAAacctaaataacaataaacacgTTAATAACAATGTAACAGACCTAACCATAAAACCCGTTAAACTAGAACCGAATAACAATATAAGTAAAACCACTGCCCCAATAGTAGACGATATGAGTATTCAGtatgataaaattatgtattcctTAGAACAAAGCATAGCTTCTAAGACCTCCACAAGGGACGATGATTCTCTCTGTGAGGACTTTGATCTTGAAGAATTCATGACATCATTTGACGAGGAAATACACAAACACAAATCTGACAACAAACGCACTTGTAGTTCTACTACTAGGATAGTTAAACAGTCCGACCTTACAGACAGTAACAGGACTTCAGAGCTGAATAGTATCACCTCTTCCCCAAAAGTAGTTAACGGTATGAACCCAGTTAACAAGTCTATGTCTCTCACTTTTAGCAGTAATAATATAGGGAGCGAAAGCCTTTTCCCATCCTCCGTGAAACGTTCCACTTCCCTCCTCGATTCCATCCAAAAGAAGAATACAGTGAAGATGGACAGTGGGAAATTTCGCCATAAATCGGATCAGTTAGAACAAGATATAATGCAGTCTCTCAAGGATTTTGACAAGTTCTACGAAAATGAAAAGAACGAAAATCTATCGATCAAAGAGGTTAGTAACCACAACGGCACGGCGAAAAGAGATACTCGCGCGAAAACTGAGCGCAAAGTCAAGAAAAATGAGAATGTTACGAATGGAAACTACACGCCGAACGGCAAGCCGAGCAATAGCAATGATTCAGCTTATAGCAGGTTAGTCAG ctTAAATAGGATATCTCCGTCAAAACTATCACTATGTACTTCCAAAGAGCCAAACGGGCTGACGTCGCTAGAACAAATACCAGCGGGGTCGGAGTCGAGCGGTAGTCACAAGGAGGACGTGCGGTCAATATCCAGTGACGAGTTCCTAGCGATGGAGCGCTCGGCGGAGCTGGAGGAACCTCTACCGCCGCCAGAAGTTACATTTAAGGAGCAAGACAATCACATCACTG AGAAGCGCGTGAGTTCCCGCGCGTCGTCGCGGCGCAGCGGGTCGTGGCGCGCGGCGGGGTCGCTGAGCTCGAGCGGCTCGGAGGCGTCGCTGCACCGGCGCTCGGCGCCGCGCCTGTCGCGCTTCTGCCACGAGTGCGGCAACAAGTTCCCCGTCGACACCGCCAAATTCTGCATCGAGTGCGGCGTCAAGCGTCTCGTCGTCTAG